One region of Gammaproteobacteria bacterium genomic DNA includes:
- the ftsX gene encoding permease-like cell division protein FtsX codes for MRTQARLHAQVLLASLGRLYRTPFSSLMTVAVIAIALALPSGLLVLLDNLQRLNAGWEGTTSISLFLQQSVSDARADRLADELRDWPRIDTVRVLHRDQALAEFRELSGFGEALDALNENPLPSVLIVQPAAAPTQPDQPIAALVDELGRLPDVELAQLDLQWLQRFSAMMDIGRRGVLVVGALLGLAVLLIVGNTIRLDIHNRREEIEVCKLIGGTDAFIRRPFLYGGLWYGLLGALLAWLLVAVGLWLLDAPVRRLAGLYDSSFLLSGPALGGVGLLLAAGVILGLTGSWLAVGRHLRAIEPT; via the coding sequence CTGCGCACCCAGGCGCGGCTGCACGCGCAGGTGCTGCTCGCCAGTCTCGGCCGTCTGTATCGCACACCGTTCTCCAGTCTGATGACCGTCGCGGTGATCGCCATCGCACTCGCCCTGCCGAGCGGTCTGCTGGTGCTGTTGGACAATCTGCAGCGCCTCAATGCCGGCTGGGAGGGCACCACCAGTATTTCACTGTTTCTGCAGCAGTCGGTCAGCGATGCCCGCGCCGACCGCCTCGCCGATGAACTGCGTGACTGGCCGCGCATCGACACGGTCCGCGTCCTGCACCGCGACCAGGCACTGGCGGAGTTCCGCGAACTGTCGGGCTTCGGTGAGGCACTGGATGCACTGAACGAGAATCCGTTACCGAGCGTGCTGATCGTGCAGCCGGCCGCCGCGCCCACGCAGCCCGACCAACCCATTGCAGCGCTGGTGGACGAACTGGGCCGCCTGCCCGACGTGGAGCTGGCGCAGCTCGACCTGCAATGGCTGCAACGCTTCTCCGCCATGATGGATATCGGCCGGCGCGGCGTGCTGGTGGTCGGTGCGCTGCTGGGCCTGGCGGTGCTGCTGATCGTCGGCAACACCATCCGTCTGGACATCCACAACCGGCGCGAGGAGATCGAGGTGTGCAAGCTCATCGGCGGCACCGATGCCTTCATCCGTCGGCCGTTTCTGTACGGTGGCCTCTGGTACGGCCTGCTGGGCGCGCTGCTCGCCTGGCTGCTGGTGGCTGTCGGCCTGTGGCTGCTGGACGCACCGGTGCGCCGCCTCGCGGGACTCTACGACAGCAGTTTCCTGCTCAGTGGCCCGGCCCTGGGTGGGGTCGGGCTGCTGCTGGCGGCGGGTGTGATTCTGGGCCTGACCGGATCCTGGTTGGCCGTTGGCCGCCACCTGCGCGCCATCGAACCCACGTAA
- the ftsE gene encoding cell division ATP-binding protein FtsE: MIRFENVSKRYPGGFEALSALNFHLPRGQMAFLTGHSGAGKSTLLKLITLIERADQGQIFIDGQNLARVRRRGTPFLRRRIGMIFQNHRLLFDRTVFDNVALPLVISGYSTDEIGRRVRAALDKVGLLGKERVYPITLSGGEQQRVGIARAVVNKPMLLLADEPTGNLDPDLSREIMRLFAQFNQVGVTVLIASHNLDLITHMHYPILRLDHGRLTETGGIPSA; this comes from the coding sequence ATGATCCGCTTCGAGAATGTCAGCAAGCGCTATCCCGGCGGCTTCGAGGCCCTGAGCGCGCTGAACTTCCACCTGCCGCGCGGGCAGATGGCGTTTCTCACCGGACATTCGGGTGCGGGCAAGAGTACGTTGCTCAAACTCATCACGCTGATCGAGCGCGCCGACCAGGGACAGATCTTCATCGACGGCCAGAATCTGGCACGGGTGCGGCGTCGCGGCACACCCTTCCTGCGGCGCCGCATCGGCATGATCTTCCAAAACCACCGACTGCTGTTCGACCGTACCGTGTTCGACAACGTCGCGCTGCCACTGGTGATCTCAGGGTACAGTACGGACGAGATCGGCCGACGCGTGCGGGCCGCGCTCGACAAGGTCGGCCTGCTCGGCAAGGAGCGCGTCTATCCGATCACGCTGTCGGGCGGCGAGCAGCAGCGCGTCGGCATCGCCCGGGCGGTGGTGAACAAACCGATGCTGCTGCTTGCCGACGAACCGACCGGCAACCTCGACCCCGACCTGTCGCGCGAAATCATGCGGCTGTTCGCGCAGTTCAATCAGGTCGGTGTGACGGTGCTGATCGCGAGTCACAACCTGGATCTGATCACGCACATGCACTACCCCATCCTGCGGCTGGACCACGGCCGCCTGACCGAGACCGGCGGGATCCCTTCGGCGTGA
- the ftsY gene encoding signal recognition particle-docking protein FtsY, translating to MIFGFGRKKSGDDGSDKPAEQAAPPQAPPAATAPPAPAGGGLFARLRAGLSKTRSGLTEGIATLVLGRKQIDAELLEDIETQLLIADVGVEAAQGIVADLTQRVARKQLTDTTALMAALREDMAAILRPCSQTLAIDATKKPFVILMVGVNGVGKTTTIGKLARRLQDGGKSVMLAAGDTFRAAAVEQLTVWGERNAIPVIAQQQGADSASVIFDALQSAQARGVDVLIADTAGRLHTQSNLMEELKKIKRVLGKLDATAPHEVMLVVDAGTGQNALNQALQFNAAVGLTGITLTKLDGTAKGGIIFAIAKRLGLPIRFIGVGEGIEDLREFDADQFVAALFGGEA from the coding sequence ATGATATTTGGTTTCGGACGCAAAAAATCCGGCGATGACGGCAGCGACAAGCCCGCCGAACAAGCCGCCCCGCCGCAGGCACCACCAGCCGCGACCGCGCCGCCGGCGCCTGCCGGCGGCGGTCTGTTTGCGCGCCTCAGGGCCGGACTGTCGAAGACCCGCAGCGGACTCACCGAGGGTATCGCGACCCTGGTGCTCGGGCGCAAGCAGATCGACGCGGAACTGCTCGAGGATATCGAGACCCAGCTGCTGATCGCCGATGTCGGCGTGGAGGCGGCGCAGGGCATCGTCGCAGACCTCACCCAACGGGTGGCACGCAAGCAGTTGACCGACACCACAGCGCTGATGGCGGCGCTGCGCGAGGACATGGCGGCGATTCTGCGGCCATGCAGCCAGACGCTCGCGATCGATGCGACGAAGAAACCGTTCGTAATCCTGATGGTCGGCGTCAACGGCGTCGGCAAGACCACCACCATCGGCAAGCTGGCGCGCCGCCTGCAGGATGGCGGCAAGTCGGTGATGCTCGCCGCCGGCGATACCTTCCGTGCCGCCGCGGTCGAGCAGCTGACGGTCTGGGGTGAACGCAACGCCATCCCGGTGATCGCACAACAGCAGGGTGCGGACTCGGCCTCGGTGATCTTCGACGCGCTGCAGTCGGCCCAGGCGCGCGGTGTCGACGTGCTCATCGCCGACACCGCCGGGCGGCTGCACACGCAGTCGAACCTCATGGAGGAATTGAAGAAGATCAAACGTGTGCTCGGCAAGCTCGATGCCACCGCACCGCACGAGGTCATGCTGGTGGTCGACGCGGGCACCGGTCAGAACGCACTGAACCAGGCGTTGCAGTTCAACGCCGCGGTCGGGCTGACGGGCATCACGCTCACCAAGCTCGACGGTACCGCCAAGGGCGGCATCATCTTCGCCATCGCCAAGCGCCTCGGCCTGCCGATCCGCTTCATCGGCGTCGGCGAGGGCATCGAGGACCTGCGCGAATTCGATGCCGACCAGTTCGTCGCGGCGCTGTTTGGGGGTGAGGCGTGA
- a CDS encoding insulinase family protein, translating into MVLPAAAPAADPSAEQPAAATRTHEFMLDNGMKLIVKEDHRAPVVVSQVWYKVGSSYEHGGITGISHVLEHMMFKGTKKHGPGEFSRIIAENGGRENAFTGRDYTAYFQSLEKGRLPVAFELESDRMRNLQLQQAEFAKEVKVVMEERRMRTEDNASALTYEQFNAVAFLSSPYRIPIIGWMGDLQGLTLDELHAWYRKWYAPNNATLVVAGDVDPGEVRALAERYFGPLEPDTVTPPKPRPEIEQRGVRRITVKAPAEVPYLIMGYKVPVLATAARDWEPYALEVLAGILDGGDSARLARELVRGSQIAASASAGYSLYDRQESLLMLDGAPANDHDVAALEQALRAQVAQLRDAPVTVPELERVKAQVLADRIYQEDSVFYQAMQIGQLETLGLGWERMEEYLPRIQAVTAAQVQEVAKRYLNEDRLTIAVLDPQPMDAKVRAGAAALGGGHVR; encoded by the coding sequence ATGGTGCTGCCTGCCGCCGCCCCCGCGGCCGATCCCAGTGCGGAGCAGCCGGCCGCCGCCACCCGTACCCACGAGTTCATGCTTGACAACGGCATGAAGCTCATCGTGAAGGAAGACCACCGTGCGCCCGTGGTCGTTTCACAGGTGTGGTACAAGGTCGGCTCCAGCTACGAACACGGCGGCATCACCGGCATCTCGCACGTGCTCGAGCATATGATGTTCAAGGGCACGAAGAAGCACGGTCCGGGTGAGTTCTCACGCATCATCGCCGAGAATGGCGGGCGCGAGAATGCCTTCACCGGACGCGATTACACCGCCTATTTCCAGAGCCTGGAGAAGGGCCGTCTGCCGGTGGCCTTCGAGCTGGAATCCGATCGCATGCGCAACCTGCAGCTGCAGCAGGCCGAGTTCGCCAAGGAAGTGAAGGTGGTCATGGAGGAGCGGCGGATGCGTACCGAAGACAATGCTTCGGCACTCACCTACGAACAGTTCAACGCAGTGGCCTTTCTCAGCAGCCCCTACCGCATCCCCATCATCGGCTGGATGGGGGATCTGCAGGGCCTCACGCTCGATGAGCTGCACGCCTGGTACCGCAAATGGTATGCGCCGAACAACGCCACCCTGGTGGTCGCCGGCGACGTCGATCCCGGCGAGGTCCGTGCACTGGCCGAGCGGTATTTCGGCCCACTCGAACCGGACACGGTCACGCCCCCCAAGCCACGCCCCGAGATCGAGCAGCGCGGCGTACGCCGCATCACGGTGAAGGCGCCGGCCGAGGTGCCTTATCTGATCATGGGCTACAAGGTGCCGGTGCTGGCGACCGCCGCGCGCGACTGGGAGCCCTACGCGCTGGAGGTCCTGGCCGGCATCCTCGACGGTGGCGACAGCGCGCGGCTGGCGCGTGAGCTGGTGCGCGGCAGCCAGATCGCCGCCAGTGCCAGCGCCGGCTACAGTCTCTACGACCGGCAGGAGAGCCTGCTGATGCTCGACGGCGCACCCGCCAATGACCACGACGTCGCCGCCCTGGAGCAGGCACTGCGTGCGCAGGTCGCCCAGCTGCGCGACGCGCCCGTCACGGTGCCGGAGCTCGAGCGCGTCAAGGCGCAGGTCCTCGCCGATCGTATCTATCAGGAGGATTCCGTGTTCTATCAGGCCATGCAGATCGGTCAGCTCGAGACCCTTGGGCTCGGCTGGGAGCGGATGGAGGAATACCTGCCGCGCATCCAGGCGGTCACCGCCGCGCAGGTGCAGGAGGTCGCCAAGCGCTATCTCAACGAGGATCGTCTCACCATCGCGGTGCTCGACCCGCAGCCCATGGATGCCAAGGTCCGCGCCGGTGCCGCGGCGCTGGGGGGTGGTCATGTCCGTTGA
- a CDS encoding insulinase family protein, with protein MSVDRRGWSYVVLCLLTCFATPVAAMAPIEHWQTDNGARVYFVPAPELPMVDVQVVFDAGSARDADRAGLAQFTHHLLDQGAGGLSGDEIAARLEGVGARLSGQSLRDMAVLSLRSLVDRKYLDPALAVFTQVLTHPDFNRVDVERERERLLVGLQYAQQRPGEVAEKAFYAGLYGDHPYATPSEGTAESLKAIDRDALRAFHTQYYVARNAVIAIVGALDRAQAEALAAQLTRGLPAGERALELPPVPDLSAAAERHIPHPSTQTHILVGQPGMRRGDPDYFALYVGNYVLGGGGLVSRLSTEVREKRGLSYSVYSYFLPMARRGPFQMGLQTRNDQAAEALKVLRATLTRYVAEGPTAAELEAAKKNITGGQALRIDSNRKILEYLAVIGFYDLPLDYLETFNAKVEALTLEQVNDAFKRRLQPAHMLTVQVGSE; from the coding sequence ATGTCCGTTGACAGACGCGGTTGGTCCTACGTCGTCCTCTGCCTGCTGACCTGCTTCGCCACGCCGGTCGCGGCCATGGCACCCATCGAGCACTGGCAGACCGACAATGGCGCGCGCGTCTATTTCGTCCCGGCGCCGGAACTGCCTATGGTCGATGTGCAGGTGGTATTCGACGCCGGCAGCGCACGCGACGCCGATCGGGCCGGGCTCGCGCAGTTCACCCATCACCTGCTCGACCAGGGCGCCGGCGGACTGAGCGGCGATGAGATCGCCGCCCGGCTCGAAGGCGTGGGTGCGCGCCTGAGTGGCCAGTCGCTGCGTGACATGGCGGTGCTGAGCTTGCGCAGTCTGGTCGATCGCAAATACCTCGATCCGGCCCTGGCGGTGTTCACACAGGTGCTGACACACCCCGATTTCAACCGCGTCGATGTCGAGCGCGAACGTGAACGTCTGCTGGTCGGGCTGCAGTATGCCCAGCAGCGGCCGGGCGAGGTCGCCGAGAAGGCCTTCTATGCAGGCCTCTATGGCGATCACCCCTATGCCACACCGTCCGAGGGCACGGCGGAGAGTCTGAAGGCCATCGACCGCGATGCGTTGCGCGCTTTCCACACGCAGTACTACGTCGCGCGCAATGCCGTGATCGCCATCGTCGGTGCCCTGGACCGCGCGCAGGCCGAGGCGCTGGCGGCGCAGCTGACCCGCGGGCTGCCGGCCGGCGAACGCGCGCTGGAACTGCCGCCGGTGCCCGATCTGTCCGCGGCTGCCGAGCGGCATATCCCTCACCCGTCCACCCAGACGCACATCCTCGTCGGGCAGCCCGGGATGCGGCGTGGCGATCCCGATTATTTCGCGCTCTACGTCGGCAACTACGTACTGGGCGGTGGCGGGCTGGTGTCGCGCCTGAGCACCGAGGTGCGCGAGAAGCGCGGCCTGTCCTACAGCGTCTACAGCTATTTCCTGCCCATGGCCAGGCGTGGGCCTTTCCAGATGGGGTTGCAGACGCGCAATGACCAGGCGGCCGAGGCCCTGAAGGTATTACGCGCCACACTGACGCGGTATGTCGCCGAAGGCCCGACCGCCGCGGAACTCGAGGCGGCCAAGAAAAATATCACCGGTGGCCAGGCGCTGCGCATCGACAGCAACCGCAAGATCCTCGAGTACCTCGCCGTGATCGGTTTCTACGATCTGCCGCTGGATTATCTCGAGACCTTCAATGCCAAGGTCGAGGCGCTCACGCTGGAACAGGTCAATGATGCCTTCAAGCGCCGCCTGCAGCCGGCGCACATGCTCACCGTGCAGGTCGGCAGTGAGTGA
- the rsmD gene encoding 16S rRNA (guanine(966)-N(2))-methyltransferase RsmD: MPAPRRANQVRIIGGQWRGRKLPFPDVPGLRPTPDRVRETLFNWLAPVIEGSRCLDLFAGSGALGFEAASRGAAEVVLVEREAQLAKALREHAQRLKAGQVQIAQADALQFLHATPRPFDIVLLDPSFGQDLLATVLTRLAAGWLAPTAYLYLEAERTLPAERLAALLPAGFDLVRSKTAGQVGYHLARGKGNGDGGHES; the protein is encoded by the coding sequence ATGCCTGCACCCCGACGCGCGAATCAGGTCCGGATCATCGGCGGCCAGTGGCGTGGTCGCAAGCTGCCGTTTCCCGACGTCCCCGGCCTGCGACCGACGCCTGATCGGGTGCGCGAGACGCTGTTCAACTGGCTCGCACCCGTGATCGAGGGCAGCCGCTGCCTGGACCTGTTCGCCGGCAGCGGCGCGCTCGGCTTCGAGGCCGCCTCGCGCGGTGCCGCCGAGGTGGTGCTGGTCGAGCGCGAGGCGCAGCTTGCCAAGGCGTTGCGTGAGCATGCCCAACGGCTGAAGGCCGGACAGGTCCAGATCGCGCAGGCCGACGCCCTGCAGTTCCTCCACGCGACCCCACGACCTTTCGATATCGTCCTGCTTGATCCGTCCTTCGGCCAGGACCTGCTGGCCACCGTGCTTACGCGCCTCGCTGCCGGCTGGCTCGCACCCACCGCCTATCTCTATCTGGAAGCCGAACGCACCCTGCCGGCCGAGCGGCTCGCCGCACTGCTACCCGCGGGCTTCGACCTCGTCCGCAGCAAAACGGCCGGACAAGTGGGCTATCACCTGGCGAGAGGGAAAGGAAATGGGGACGGAGGGCATGAATCCTGA
- a CDS encoding DUF5062 family protein, whose translation MKKLKHEAELVKGAVLAGMQYAEQRGAAVFEPTDSVNERILYIYRLLVHDKLIQPMPEAQVSQQSLRHRLATWYARQLPKDHPLLK comes from the coding sequence ATGAAAAAGCTCAAGCATGAGGCGGAACTGGTCAAGGGCGCAGTGCTCGCCGGGATGCAGTATGCCGAGCAGCGGGGCGCCGCCGTCTTCGAGCCGACGGATTCGGTCAACGAGCGTATCCTGTATATCTATCGGCTGCTGGTCCACGACAAGCTCATACAGCCAATGCCGGAGGCACAGGTCTCACAGCAGTCTCTGCGTCACAGGCTGGCCACGTGGTATGCCAGACAGCTGCCGAAGGACCATCCGCTGCTGAAGTGA
- a CDS encoding phospholipase D family protein has product MPSHALDRGTARQTALGRASAPGATAHPGESGVFILADSRKAFATRALLAAAAEQTLDVQYYIWRNDITGTLLLKALLEAAERGVRVRLLLDDMNTSDLDPLLAALDTHENIEVRLFNPFAHRRLRFIDFITAFSRANRRMHNKSFTADNSATIVGGRNVGDEYFGASATLMFADADVLAVGPVVEAVSHDFDRYWASASAYPVDTLLPAPSHSAQREILDAAARVTRSAAANDYLDVLRADASIRALLLHDLPLLWAPTRMLSDDPAKGVGRAPPEALLTARLREIIGGAVSRLTLVSAYFVPTKAGTDALVALAHAGVDITILTNSLEATDVAAVHAGYARYRKRLLKAGIHLYEMRAGEQKTNMKVFGSSAASLHAKTFSVDGARIFVGSFNFDPRSANLNTELGFIIESAELANRLDQAFDAAPTYAYRVMLSDTGALYWLEQRDGETVRHDDEPYTGRWKRLGVDVLSIFPIEWLL; this is encoded by the coding sequence ATGCCGTCCCATGCGCTCGACAGAGGAACGGCACGTCAGACGGCACTCGGCCGCGCCAGTGCGCCCGGGGCAACGGCGCACCCGGGAGAGAGCGGTGTATTCATACTCGCCGATTCGCGCAAGGCCTTCGCCACGCGGGCGTTGCTCGCCGCAGCCGCCGAGCAGACGCTCGATGTGCAGTATTACATCTGGCGTAACGACATCACCGGCACGCTCCTGCTCAAGGCCTTGCTGGAAGCCGCGGAGCGCGGCGTGCGCGTACGTCTGTTGCTCGATGACATGAATACCAGCGACCTCGATCCGCTGCTGGCGGCGCTCGATACCCATGAAAATATCGAGGTACGGCTGTTCAATCCCTTCGCCCATCGCCGTTTACGTTTCATTGATTTCATCACCGCTTTTTCCCGCGCCAACCGGCGCATGCACAACAAATCCTTCACCGCCGACAACAGCGCCACCATCGTCGGCGGGCGCAATGTGGGTGATGAATATTTCGGCGCCAGTGCAACGCTCATGTTTGCCGATGCCGACGTACTCGCGGTGGGGCCGGTGGTGGAGGCGGTATCGCATGACTTCGACCGCTACTGGGCGAGTGCATCAGCGTATCCGGTCGACACGCTGCTGCCGGCGCCTTCACACTCTGCACAGCGCGAGATCCTCGATGCTGCCGCGCGTGTGACACGAAGCGCCGCGGCGAATGATTACCTCGACGTACTGCGCGCGGATGCCTCGATCCGCGCACTGCTGCTGCATGACCTGCCGCTGCTGTGGGCACCGACCCGCATGCTCAGCGATGATCCCGCCAAGGGTGTCGGTCGGGCGCCGCCCGAGGCACTGCTCACGGCGCGCCTGCGCGAGATCATCGGTGGCGCGGTGTCGCGCCTCACACTGGTGTCGGCATATTTCGTACCTACCAAGGCGGGCACCGATGCGCTCGTGGCGCTGGCGCATGCCGGTGTCGATATCACCATACTCACCAACTCACTCGAGGCCACCGACGTCGCCGCGGTGCATGCGGGCTACGCGCGCTACCGCAAACGACTGCTCAAAGCCGGTATCCACCTGTACGAGATGCGCGCCGGCGAACAGAAGACCAATATGAAAGTGTTCGGCAGCTCCGCCGCCAGCCTGCACGCGAAGACCTTCTCCGTCGATGGTGCGCGCATCTTCGTCGGTTCGTTCAATTTCGATCCGCGTTCGGCCAATCTGAATACCGAACTGGGTTTCATCATCGAAAGTGCGGAGCTTGCGAACCGTCTCGACCAGGCCTTCGACGCTGCGCCGACCTATGCGTATCGGGTGATGCTGTCGGACACGGGCGCGCTCTACTGGCTGGAGCAGCGTGACGGTGAAACGGTGCGCCATGATGACGAGCCCTATACCGGCAGATGGAAACGGCTCGGTGTCGATGTGTTGTCGATTTTCCCGATCGAGTGGTTGTTATAA